From Cydia splendana chromosome 12, ilCydSple1.2, whole genome shotgun sequence, a single genomic window includes:
- the LOC134795872 gene encoding zinc finger BED domain-containing protein 4-like — translation MPKVINPIWEYFEKKNSQPSKAECKLCRKTVSLGSLQPKLQTIKGLKLHLSKYHLTENEHFLIQIDDLKNQAAEKQNNLKSAGPVLLETDKKTQPTMQQLLANPPKAQWPHDHDITKRIDKAIMDYILVDMQPYNTVSGKGFKRLNFADPAGPKKYKLKSEKFFRTQLMPETFEKVKTKVVNLLCEAEWISFTTDIWSNPTKTCSLLSFTAHFVHNEQRPKVILGASVLENDHTGDYISEKLKEVVEDYNIGSKIHLALRDNAGNMARATRVAEYDSLGCVSHTLQLVIHDAILSVPNIITILKKCRKVVGHFHRSEQARRYLNTFQKTLNLPEHTLFQDVETRWNSTYLMLSRLIEQKNAINLYRVERGSINEINNEEWTTMQDAVSVLECFYEATLDMSSDASCVSLVIPLVAMLSGKLASTSGQSQFVASADTAMSADIENNESDALQNCAAAEMKSKLLCSLNHRFSFIRTSSPLICATLLDPRFKTKYLTENEVNGAKTKIFEVLQLGTPAGLGERQGGASTSVRSVNETSLWAAHDSIESDDDPMTDNSLESSLDNYLREPRLHRNANIYEYWHSSPYQLLRPAAKKFLSAPPTSVASEQLFSRAGQLYDERRHNLTGHNAEKLLFLCYNIELFNFDY, via the coding sequence ATGCCTAAAGTAATAAACCCTATTTGGgagtattttgaaaaaaaaaattcacaaccATCTAAGGCAGAATGCAAGCTCTGCAGGAAAACAGTGTCTCTGGGAAGTTTGCAACCTAAGCTTCAAACTATTAAAGGGTTAAAACTACATTtatcgaaatatcatttgacagAAAACgaacattttttaatacaaataGATGACCTGAAAAACCAAGCAGctgaaaagcaaaataatttaaaatcagCGGGCCCTGTACTTCTTGAAACAGACAAGAAGACTCAACCTACGATGCAGCAATTGCTGGCGAATCCGCCAAAAGCCCAATGGCCCCATGACCATGACATAACAAAACGCATAGATAAGGCTATCATGGATTATATATTAGTTGACATGCAGCCTTATAACACTGTGTCAGGAAAAGGATTTAAGCGCTTAAATTTTGCGGACCCTGCAggaccaaaaaaatataaattgaaatCTGAAAAATTTTTTCGCACCCAACTAATGCCGGAAACTTTTGAAAAAGTTAAAACTAAAGTAGTCAATTTGCTATGTGAGGCCGAGTGGATAAGTTTTACTACAGACATTTGGTCAAATCCTACTAAAACTTGTTCACTTCTGAGTTTTACGGCCCATTTTGTGCACAATGAACAACGACCAAAAGTAATCTTGGGTGCATCAGTTTTAGAAAATGACCACACGGGCGACTATATCTCCGAGAAACTGAAAGAAGTAGTCGAAGATTATAATATAGGCTCTAAAATCCACCTTGCTCTTCGCGATAATGCTGGGAACATGGCCCGTGCTACAAGGGTTGCGGAGTACGATTCGTTGGGCTGTGTGTCTCATACACTACAACTGGTGATTCATGACGCAATTTTATCGGTGCCAAACATAATAACAATACTAAAAAAGTGTCGTAAAGTAGTCGGACACTTTCATAGAAGTGAGCAGGCACGgaggtatttaaatactttccaaAAAACTTTAAATTTACCAGAACACACCCTATTCCAAGACGTGGAAACACGTTGGAACAGCACGTACTTAATGTTGTCACGGTTGATTGAGCAAAAAAATGCGATTAATCTATACCGTGTCGAAAGGGGCTCAATCAATGAAATTAATAACGAAGAATGGACGACGATGCAAGATGCTGTCAGTGTATTGGAATGTTTTTATGAGGCCACATTAGACATGTCGTCAGATGCATCATGTGTCTCCTTGGTGATACCTTTAGTAGCCATGTTAAGTGGAAAACTTGCGTCAACTAGCGGGCAAAGTCAGTTTGTAGCGTCGGCAGATACTGCAATGTCAGCAGATATAGAAAACAATGAAAGTGATGCTCTTCAAAATTGTGCTGCTGCTGAGATGAAAAGCAAGTTGTTGTGCTCACTCAATCATCGCTTTTCATTCATACGAACATCGAGCCCCTTAATTTGTGCAACATTGTTGGATCCCCGattcaaaacaaaatatttgacCGAAAACGAGGTAAACGGAGCCAAGACTAAAATTTTTGAagttttacaattaggtacaccGGCAGGACTTGGAGAGCGTCAGGGTGGAGCGTCAACTTCAGTTAGATCCGTCAATGAGACAAGTTTGTGGGCAGCTCACGACTCCATCGAGTCTGATGACGACCCAATGACGGACAACTCACTTGAATCGTCACTTGACAATTATCTGAGAGAGCCAAGGCTGCATAGGAATgcaaatatctacgaatactgGCATTCATCGCCTTACCAACTCCTGCGCCCTGcagcaaaaaaatttttgtcgGCTCCACCAACAAGTGTGGCTAGCGAACAGCTTTTTAGCAGGGCTGGTCAATTGTACGACGAGCGGCGTCACAATTTAACTGGCCACAACGCTGAAAAGTTATTGTTTTTGTGCTATAATATAGAACTATTTAATTTTGATTATTAA